GCGCTGGGGCTGCCTCCCGCGAGCTGACGGGAACCGAAACCGCCCCGTCGCAGTCCAACTACATATCAACCAACGACCGAATGGGGGACATGTGAGCACACCCGCAGCCACCACACTCAGTGCCGACTTCGACGTCATGCTCGCCGTGGCGGCGGCCACCGACGCCCGCAACGAGGAGATCCGGGGGATGCTGCAGGCGTTCGTCGCCAGGATGCGGGCCGTGCCGCCCTCGATCTGGTCGGGTCTGGCGGCAGTCCGGTTCCAGGATGTCCTGGACCGCTGGAACAGCGAATCGCTGAGCCTGCACCACGCGTTGGCGCGCATCGCCGAGACCATCCGCCTCAACGAACGCGCTTTGCGGGAGGTGGCCGAGACCCATTCGCACCGCATCGCCGTCGCCGGCGACGGCATCTGAGGGGCAGCCATGGACACCGCGCTGTCGTACAACTTCGAGGAGATCGAATACGCCGTCCGCCAGGAGATCCACGCCACGGGCAGCCGGCTCAACGGTGCGCTCGAACAACTGCGGTCGCAGATCGCACCGCTGCAGCAGGTGTGGACCCGGGAGGCTGCCGGTGCCTACCACGCCGAGCAGATCAGGTGGCAGCAGGCGGTCGATGCGCTCAACCAGATCTTGTTCGATCTGGGCAACGCGGTGCGCGACGGCGCGGCAGATGTCGCCGACGCCGACCGCCGGGCCGCGGGGGCTTGGGGGAGGTAGGAGAGGCCGCCCCCGGAAACGGTGTGGCCCCGATGGATGGAGAGCCGTCGGGGCCACACCGGCATGTGGTTCACGCCCCGTTTTGACCTGCTCGGATACCCGCCGGTAAGCTGCTCGTTTGGCGTGCGGTGCCGTCCTGGCACAGCGGGTACTCGGGTCACTGTCGGTCGCCGAGAATCACCCCCCGTCCACGCTGGACCGGCGCCCGGCTCGCACCGGGATCCGCAGAACCGGGAAAGCCCGGCTCGAGGCTCAAAAGAGAGGTAAGCGCTGTGCCCACCTATACGCCGAAGGCGGGTGACACCACGAGGTCGTGGCATGTCATCGACGCCACCGACGTGGTGCTCGGCCGGCTCGCCGTTGCGGCAGCAAACCTGCTGCGCGGCAAGCACAAGCCGACGTTCACGCCGAATGTCGACGGTGGTGACTTCGTCATCGTCATCAACGCCGACAAGGTCGCCATCAGCGGCGACAAGTTGCAGAAGAAGATGGCTTACCGCCACTCGGGCTACCCGGGCGGGCTGCGCAAGCGCAGCATCGGCGAGCTGATGGAGACCCGTCCCGACCGCGTCGTGGAGAAGGCGATCCTCGGGATGCTGCCGAAGAACAAGCTCGGTCGGCAGATCCAGCGCAAGCTGCATGTCTACGCCGGCCCGCAGCATCCGCACATCGCCCAGCAGCCGGTCCCGTACGAAATCAAGCAGGTGGCGCAATGACCGAGACGGCAATCGCAGGTACCGAGGCCACCGAGGCCACCGAGATCCCTGAGGCCGGCGAGACCGTTGAGGTCGATGAGACCGTAGCGGTGCAGGCCGAAGCCGCACCGGCCTACGAGCCGCACGACCTGGGCCGTCCCATCCAGACGGTGGGCCGCCGCAAGGAGGCCGTGGTGCGGGTGCGTCTGGTGCCCGGCACCGGCAAGTTCGACCTGGACGGGCGGACCCTGGAGGCCTACTTCCCGAACAAGGTGCACCAGCAGCTGATCAAGGCTCCGCTGGTCACCGTGGACCGCCTGGAAAGCTTCGACGTCTACGCCCACCTCGACGGCGGCGGCCCCTCCGGGCAGGCCGGTGCGTTGCGGCTGGCTCTGGCCCGAGCGCTGATCATCGTGCAGCCGGAGGACCGGCCGGCGCTGAAGAAGGCCGGCTTCCTGACCCGCGACCCGCGGGCCACCGAGCGCAAGAAGTACGGCTTGAAGAAGGCCCGCAAGGCACCGCAGTACAGCAAGCGCTGATCGGCGGTCACGTTCTGGCAGCGAGCGTGCGTGGAAACGGTCCGACACCGGCGTGTCGGACCGCGAACACGCACGCTCGCGGCGATAAAGGATAGTTATGGGTCGACTTTTCGGCACCGACGGCGTCCGCGGGGTTGCCAACCGCGAATTGACCGCGGAACTGGCCGTCGCGCTGGGCAGCGCGGCGGCCCAGCGGTTGGCCACCGGCACCGAGCGACGGGTGGCGGTGGTCGGCCGTGACCCGCGGGCCAGCGGCGAGATGCTCGAAGCCGCGGTCATCGCCGGGCTGACCAGTCAAGGCGTGGACGTGCTGCGGGCCGGCGTGCTGCCCACGCCGGCGGTGGCCTATCTGACCGGCGCTTATGAAGCCGACTTCGGGGTGATGATCTCCGCGTCGCACAACCCGATGCCCGACAACGGCATCAAGTTCTTCGGCCCGGGCGGCCACAAGCTCGACGACGCCACCGAGGACCAGATCGAGGATCTGGTCGCCGCCGGGCCGGGGTTGCGCCCGGTCGGCGCCGGGCTGGGCCGGGTGGTGGACGCCAAGGACGCCCTGGACTGCTATCTGCGCCACCTCGGCGAAACCAACCGGACCCGGTTGGACGGACTGACCGTCGTGGTGGACTGTGCCCACGGCGCGGCTTTCCAGGCCGCGCCGCGCGCCTACCGGGCCGCCGGTGCCACCGTGATCACGATCAACTCCGACCCGGACGGGCTCAACATCAACGACGGCTGCGGTTCGACACACCTGGAACCGTTGCGTGCGGCGGTGCTTGCACACGGCGCGGATCTGGGCCTGGCCCACGACGGCGACGCCGACCGCTGCCTGGCCGTCGACGCCCTCGGGAACACCGTCGACGGCGATGCCATCATGGTCGTGCTGGCGCTGGCCATGCGTGAGGCCGGCGAACTGGCCGGTGACACTCTGGTGGCGACCGTGATGAGCAATCTCGGGCTGCACCTGGCGATGCGCGAGGCGGGCGTCGAGGTGCGCACCACCGACGTCGGCGACCGCTACGTACTCGAGCAACTGCGGGCCGGCGGCTTCACCCTCGGCGGTGAGCAGTCCGGTCACATCGTGCTGCCCCAGCTGGCCACCACCGGTGACGGCATCATCACCGGTCTGCGCCTGATGGCCCGGATGGCGCAAACCGGCACTCCGCTGGCCGGTTTGGCCTCGGCGATGCGCACCCTGCCGCAGGTGCTGATCAACGTCGAGGTCACCGACAAAGCCGAGGCGGTGGGCCGCCTGGCGGTGCGCACCGCGGTGCGGCGCGCCGAGGAAGAGCTCGGTGATACGGGACGGATCCTGTTGCGACCGTCGGGAACCGAGCAACTCGTCCGGGTCATGGTGGAAGCCGCCGACGAGGACGCCGCGCGTCAGATCGCACTCAGTGTCGCCGAAACGGTGCGCACCCGCTGATTTTGCTTCGGCGGCTCATCCGCCACGTGTGTTCCTGAGCGGGCCGAGATCTCTCGCGCCGCCGTCACAATCGGGCGGAACCGCCGGGCCGCGCGCAGCGTCTTACCGGTATGGGACGACAACAGCTGTACCTCGACGCCGCCGCGCTGCGCTCGGTGGCGGACTGCTTCGAGGCCACCGCGGCCGATATCGATACCGCCATCCGAATTCGGTTGGGCGGCTTGATGTTCGACGGCGGTGCCGCCGGACGCGACCACGTCGCGGCGGGAGAGGGGCTGCGGCGTGTGCTGGGAGCCTGGGCGCCGCAGCTGACCAGCTGGTCGCGGGCGAGTACCGAGATCGCCGCGGCATTGCGGGCCGGTCTGGAGCGGTACGGCCGCGCAGAGTCCTCAGCGGCGGATCGGGTCGGCTGAGGTGGCGGCGCGCTACGACGTGGCGGGACGGCTGGCCGAAGGCCGAGATGCGGTGGCGCACACCCAGGCCTACGTCTCGGCCGGTAGCCGGCTGGGCTATCGGCACCCGGATCTGACCGGCTACGAGGGCCAGCTCACCGACCGCTATGACAGTGAAGCAGGCTTGGACCTGCGGCTACTCGACACCGATTGTGCGGCGTTGGCGGCGCTGGCGGAGGCGGGCGAGGATGCGCTGCGCCGCCAGCGCGGGCAACTGGTCGATCTGGCTGCGGCGTGGCGGGGGCCGGGCGCCGATGCCTCCGCGGAGTTCCTGCGCCGGCACTGCGAGGCCGGTGCGCAGTTGAGCGCACGCCTGCGCGAGGCCGCCGCCGGATGCGCCGGACTGCGCGACGAACTGTGGCAGCTGGTCGACGCCAAGGTGGCGACGGTGGTGGCGGTGGATGAGCGGGTAGGCGCTCAGCGTCCGGTGTGGTTGGCCGCCGCACGCGCGGTGAGCTCCGGCGCGGGCGACAAACACGCCGCCGAAGTGATCGAGAAACAGGTGATCCCCTACGTGGACAACGACGTTCGGGGCGCGTGGGTGTCGGCGGTGCGATCCGCGCACGACCGGGTGGCGTCGGCTTATCGCACGGCGACCGCGGCGGTCGGTCCCGGCGGCGAGGCGGTCTTCGCGATCCCGGGCGAGCTCGGGCCGGTCTGGCGGTCAGACGAGGCAGCGCCGGTGGTCCCGGCCGCAGTTGCCCCGCCGGCGGCGTTGGAACGACCCGTGGCCGAAGCACCGGAGCTGCCCGACGAAGGGGCGGGCGCTGCGCTCCCGGCGCCGGCCGCGCCGCCCGACGACGTGCCGCCGGCCGATCTCGGTCTGCCGTCCGGCCTGGGACTGCCCGGTGACCTGGGTCTGCCGTCGGGAGGGCTTCCGGCTGGAGGCGACGGCCTTGGCGGGCTGGGCGGACTGGGCGGGCTCATTCCGCGGCTGGCCGATGCCTTGGGTGCCCCCGGCCAAGGTGCGCCCTACAACGACGCATTCGACGAACCGGCCGGGGTCGACGAGCACGAGAGCGAGGAGCCCGCGGGCTCCGACGACCCTGACCCCGAACAGGCCGTCGGGGACGACGACGCCGAGGAACCCGAACCCGGCGACGCCGAGACGGTCGAGGAAGCCGATTCGCTCACCGACACCGAACCGGTGCCGGCGGTCGAGAACACCGGTCCAGAGCAGGATCCCGAACCGGTCCCCGAGCCTGTCCCCGAGCCGACCTCCGACCTCCCGGCGAAGACCCCCTGCGAGACCGCTGCGGAGGAATTACCGCAGGTGGGGAGGTAAAAGAGGCGGAAGCATGGACATGCGTGAAAAATCGCATCTTGATGCGCAAGACGTATGATGACGGATGTGCGTACCACCGTGGTGATCGACAGTGACGTCGCCGCCGAGGTCGAGCGGCTTCGCCGGGAAGGCCTGGGCGTCAGCGAGGCGCTGAACTTGCTCGCGCGCCGTGGCATGGCCGCCCAGACCGCCACGCCCGGGGCTCGATACCGGCATCGGACGGCGCGCATCGGATTGAAGGTCGATGTCTCCAACGTGGCCGACGTACTCGACCTGCTCGACGACGACCGGTGATCGTCGATGATGCTAGACGCGAATCTGCTGCTGTACGCGGTGGATGCTGACAGTAGGCACCATACGGCGGCCGCAGCATGGCTGCAGGAAACATTGAGCGGCGCCAACCGCGTCGGCCTGCCCTGGCAGACAATCGGCGCGTTCCTGCGGATCGTCAGTCACCCCCGGGTTGCCGAGAATCCACTGACGGCATCCGACGCGTGGAGCCACATCGCTGACTGGCTGGCGGTACCCGTGGTGTGGATCCCACCCGCGACCGAAGCCACCGCCCGGGTCTACGCCGGCATCTGCGCACAGGTTGAAGTCACCGGAAATCTTGTGCCGGATGCGCAACTGGCTGCTCTCGCGATCGAACACGGCGTGGAACTCGCCTCCGCCGACTCCGATTTTCAGCGATTCCCCGGCCTGCGCTGGATCAACCCGCTGAACCCGGGCTGAGCCCACTCACCCCTGACGGCTGCCCCAGGTCTGCAACGCCGAAACGATCTTCGCTGCTGCCTCCAGCTGCTCCAGCGACAGCTCGTCGGCCGGGTCTCCCCGCCATTCGGCGATGGCCGCCAGAGCGCCATCGGTGAACTGCTGCCGGGTCTGGCCGCGCTGGATCTTGCCGCTCGACGTTGTGGGCATCGACAGGTGGTGCACCAGAACCACGGCGTCGGCTGCGATTCCGTGGTGCGTGGCGACGGCGGTCCGGATTCTGTCGATGACGCCGTTCAGGTCGGTCTCGCCGGCCTGTGCACTGTCCACTTCGTGGACGATGACCAGCTGCTCGATGCCGCCCGGCGGCGCATCGGTGGCGAACACCGCGCCCCGACCGGAGACCAGCACCGGATCGCACTCCTGCACGGTGAACTCGATGTCGTTGGGGTAGTAGCGGTGTCCATCGACGACGACCAGGTCCTTGCAGCGACCGGTGATGAAAAGCTCACCGGCGCACAGGAACCCGTAATCACCGGTGCGCAAGAACGGTCCGCGGTCGGGGTCGCCCGGCTCCGCCAGCCGCGCCGCGAATGTCTGCGCAGTCTCCTCGGGCCTGTTCCAGTAGCCCAGGGCTACGTTGGGTCCTGCCACCCAGATCTCACCGACCTCGTCAGGCCCGCAGGGCTGGCGGGTCACCGGATCGACGATGGCGACGTCGGACTGGCGCGGTTGACCGCAACCCACGAACGTCGCGGCAGCCGGATCGTCGGCCGCGATGTCGACGATGCGGTCCTCGGCCAGCGCCGCACGATCGACGTAGCGCACTCCCGGCATCCCGGTGGGGCACCCGCCTGATGCCAGCAAGGTGACTTCGGCCAGCCCGTATACCGGATAGCACGACGAAACCTGGAAACCCGCCGGGGCGAAGGCGTCGGCGAACGCCGCCAGCGAGGTGGCGCGCACCGGCTCGGCGCCGTTCATGGCGACGGTCATACAGGAAAGGTCCAGTGCGGCACGTTCTTCAGGGGTACTGGTGTCCACGCACCGGTCGTAGGCGAAGTTCGGGGCGGCGGTGATGACGCCGCGGTGCCGCGACACCAGTTCCAGCCAGCGCATCGGGCGTTTGATGAACGCGGTCGGCGACATCAGCGCCGTACTGGCCCCGATGTAGACCATGGACAGGATCCCGCCGATCAGACCCATATCGTGGTGTGGCGGCAGCCAGAAGACGCCCCTGGCGTGCTCGTCACCGTTCCAGGCCTGACGGATGGCGTCGACGTTGTGCAGCACGTTGCCGTGGCTGAGCAGCACACCCTTGGGGGAGCGGGTTGAGCCCGAGGTGTACTGGATGGCGGCCGGGGAGTCGGTGTTGATCTCGGGGGCCACCCAGGCCTCGGCGTCCGCCGGTTCGGCATTGGTGAAGAACCACTGCTCGGGTTCGCCGGGAATTCCGGCGACCGCGCTCCGGGTGGCCTGCTGGGTCTCGACGGCGGTGAGCGCGAACCGGGCCTGCGCGTCGGGGACGACCACCGCCAGGCGCGGAGCCAGCTTCTGGTGGACGGGTACCGCGACGGCGCCGGCGTAAAGGCAGCCGAAGAACCCGGCGATGAAGTCCAGGCCCGGACGCACCAGCACCAGCACCCGCTCGCCGGCGACGTCGTGGCGCTGCAGGTTCGCCGCGATGGCGCGGGCGCGGAGGTCCAACTCGCGGAAGGTCAGCTCACTGCGGTCCTCGTCGTCGCCGTTGTAGGAAAAGCTGAACGCCAGCTTGTCTCCAAACCGTTCGGCTTGGCGTTGCAGCAGCTCAACCAGGGTTTCTACGGTGGGTGTCGTCACCGTCGGCGTGAAGTCCATGGCCCTATCTTGGCCCGGGGAGTGTCCTGGACCACATCCGGCCCACATCCGGCCCCGCTGCGGGGGTCAGGCCGGCGCCAGAGCGCGCAGTTCCTCGGTGTAGCGCAGCGCCTCGCCCGGCTCCGTCGCCAGCGGACCGGCGAGCAGCGTCGTGACGCCCGCCTCGGCGAGCGCGGCGATCCGCTCGGCGACGAATCCGCGCGGCCCGATCAACGACGTGTGCCGCACCAACTCGTCGGGTACGGCGTTGATCGCCTCGGTCTTGCGCCCGGACAGGTACAGCTCCTGGATGCGGTCTGCCACCTCGCCGAAGCCGTATCGGGTAGCCAGATTGTGGTAGAAGTTGCGGCCCTTGGCGCCCATCCCACCGATGTAGAGAGCCAGTTGCGGTTTCGCCCAGGCCAGGCGGTCGTCGACATCGTCACCGATGGCCAGCGATGCGCCCACCATCACGTCCAACGCGCCCAGCGCCGGATCCCGTTTGGCCGCGCCCGCCCGCAATGCGTCACCCCACACCTCGGCTGCGCGTTCCGGGTAGTAGAACACCGGCTGCCAGCCGTCGGCGATCTCGGCGGTCAGTTCGACGTTCTTCGGTCCCAGTGAAGCGATGGAGATCGGAATCCGTTCGCGCACCGGGTGATTGATCAACTGCAACGGCTTGCCCAGGCCCGTGCCGCGCTCGGCCGGAAGCGGCAGCTGATAGTGCTTGCCGGCGTAGCTCACCCGCTCGCGGCGCCACACCGCCCGGCAGATCTCCACCACCTCGCGGGTGCGCCCCAGCGGGGCGTCGAACGGTACGCCGTGGAAGCCCTCCACCACCTGCGGCCCGGAGGTGCCGATACCCAGCCGGAACCTGCCGTCGGAGACGAAGTCCAGGCCGGCGGCCGTCATCGCCAGCAGTGCCGGGGTCCGCGTATAGATCGGCAGGACGCCGGAGACGAGTTCCACGCGCGATGTTTTCGCCGCCAGATAGCCCAGCTGGCTGACGGCGTCGAACGAGTAGGCCTCGGCGACCGCGACCACATCGATGCCGGCCCGCTCCAGCTCGACGACCTGTTCGGCCGCCTCTTTGAAGCCGCCTGAATAGGACAGCTGTACACCGATTCGCATTCACAACAAGTACCAGCCGAACGAGCCGATGGGCACCGGAAGGTACACGTCTTTCCGCTAATCCTTAGTTCTTCCATATAAACCGTAAGGATGCTTCCGCGCACCGAAAGCGTTTGACCTCCAAAAATACCGTAAAGAGATTTGGCTTAGATGCTTGAATCTTAGGTTCCTCACGGCTAGTGTTCTGTCTCACATCAGTGCATCAGTGTGAATTCAGGATCAACACGGCAGCGTCGCAGCCCCCGAGAGGCGCTTGCCGAGGGCGGCACCTCACAAAAGGAGATGGTTGTGCAGCAAACCCTTCGCCCCTACGTCACCGCGGGCATTGCGATCGTCGGCAGCGGCCTGATCGCCGCCACTCCGGTGGCGACCCCGCTAACGAGTGTCCCCAGCGTCCGGGATGTCGCACTCACCGCAGGCGACACCTTGCCCGAATTGCTGGCGCCCTGGACGGCGGTGTTCAACGAGGCGTCAGAGAACGCCACCGTTCTCACGCAGAACTTCTTCATTGCGCCCTGGGTGGGCCTCCAGCAGATGCTGGCGAACCAGTCGGAGTTTTGGCAGACGATCCTGGACGACCCGTCGAAGATCCCGGACGTGATGCAGCAGATGCAGCACAACCTCGACGCGGTGCTGACGGGCTACACGCTGCAGAACGCCTCCGGCAGTTTCGGTTTGAGTGGTTTGGAAGGCACTATCGGCCAGGTCGGAGTCCACACCCTCAACGGGACCGACATCGGTAACGGCGTCTTCGGCCATGATCTGCTGTTCGGGCTGCTGCCGACGTTCCTACCGCCTGACCAGGCTGAGATCGCCACTCCGATCGTGAACTTCCTGGCCTCACCGCTGAGCGCCATCATCATCGGGCAGTTGGGTCCGTCGATCGCCCCCTGGGTCGCGATGATGAACAGCATCCAGGACGGTGACGGACTCAACCAGATCATGGCCAGCTGGATGGACGGCTACCTCAACGGCGCCACGCTCAACCTGGACTTCCTGCTCCCGCTGATCGCGCAGACCGGTCTGCTGCCGGAGGGCACCGAGATCACCCACCTGGACTTCGCGCTGGGCGGCCTGCTGACTCCCGGCACCGTGGCCATCGGGCCCTACCAGGTGGATCTCCCCGGCGGTGACACCATCGACGTTCCCGCGGTCGGCGGCTCGATCTTCAACAGCCTCGGTATCACGCTCACGGCCAGCCTGCTGCCGGGAGTGCCGATTTCGATCGAAAGCCACGCCGTGGGTCCGATCGCGGCCATGGAGGCCTGGAGCCAGACCGTCGGCGCGCTACTGGGCTCCGGCTGGGACGGCAAGGGCCCGGTCAACGTCGGCCCGCCCTGGCCGGGCATCGACTTCCCGACCATCCCGGACGGTCTCTTCGACGACGGTGGCGCAACACCGGATCCGGGCGACGGTGCGGCCAGCGCATTGGCGGGCATGGACCTGGGCGACATCGTCAACGCACTCCTCGGCATCGACGTCTGATCCGACGCTGAACCGAACTTCCCGCAACCAACTTCAACACTGCTTATCAGAACCGCTTCATAGGAGAGGTGTTCGCAAATGAGTCGTCGTGACAGCAGCCAGCCTGGTAACACCGGAGCGCGCCACCGCAAGCGGGTGGTGGGCGCCACCAGCACGGCCGGGGCTTTCCTGGCCTTCGGATTGGCCCCGTTAGCCGCGGCACCCGCCGCGCACGCCGATGCCGATTTCGACCTCGGCGATCTCTTCGGCGATCTGTTGAGCTCGTGGACCTCGACCGACGTCGGTGATACCGCCGCCACGTGGGACCTCGACGCGCTGTTCGGCGGCGCGGGCAGCGCGGCCGGTGACCCGTTCTCGTGGACCGGGATCATGGATCAGTGGTTCTACGAGCCGCTGCACACTATGACCCAACTCTGGATCACCAGTCCGTTCGGCATGTCGATCGACGGAATGATCAATGACTGGTCCGGCCTGTACCTGATCGGCAACGGTGTCGCCGGTACGGAGGACTCACCCGACGGTGGTGACGGCGGGCTGTGGTTCGGCGACGGCGGCGCCGGCTGGTCCAGCGATCAGGACGGTGTGGCAGGCGGTGACGGCGGTGCCGCGCTCGGCTGGCTGGGCAACGGCGGTGACGGCGGCGCCGGTGGCGTCGGTGCGGACGGCGGTGACGGTGGTGCCGGCGGCTGGTTCATGGGCAACGGCGGCAACGGCGGTGCCGGTGGTGCCGCGACCGCTGCGGGCGGCGACGGCGGCGACGGCGGTGACGGCGGCGCGGCAGCAGCCTGGTTCTTCGGCAACGGCGGCGCCGGTGGTGTCGGCGGTGCGGGATTGGACGGCGCCGCAGGTGCTGCTGCCAACGGTGTCGGTGGCGCCGGCGGTGCCGGTGGCAATGGCGGCGCCGGCGGTCGCAGCGGCTACATGTTCGGCGACGGCGGCAAGGGCGGTGCCGGTGGCGCGGCGGGCAACGGTGGTGACGGTATGACCGGTGCTACCGACGGCGCGAACGGCGGTACGGGTGGCCAGGGCGGTAACGGCGGCGCGGGTGGCGCCCGCGGGTCCAACTACTACGCCGGCGCGTTCTACGGCAGCGCCGGTGCCGCCGGCGACGGCGCGGACGGCGGCAACGGCGGTAACGGCGGCGGCGCAGCCATCGACTCGGTCACCGGCGCCTACCTCGGCCAGGGCGGTAACGGCGGTGGCGGCGGCACCGCCGGTAGCGGTGAGCACGGCGGCAACGGCGGCACCGGCGGTAACGGTGGCGACGGCAACGGCCTCAACACGACCGACCCCACCCTCCCTTACAACACTGGCGGGCAGGGCGGCAGCGGCGGCCAAGGTGGTAATTCACTCGGTGCCAACACCGGCGGTAACGGCGGCGACGGCGGCAAGGGCGGCTTGGGCACCGTGGGCTTCGGCGGCTCGGGCGGCTCCGGTGGTTGGGGTGGCACCAGCGACAGCGGCACCGGTGGCGCCGGCGGCGCCGGTGGCCTCGGCGGCAACGGGGGCACCGACGATCCCACGGTCGCCACCACCGGCGGCGCCGGCGGATACGGCGGTTGGGGCGGCGCAAGCAACAGCGGCACCAGTGGTGCCGGCGGCAACGGCGGGGCCGGTGGCGACGGCACGCTGCGCGGCGGCAGCGGCGGCGGCGGCGGCAACAGCGGCTACAGCCAGACCGGAAACGGCGGTGCCGGCGGTAACGGCGGTGCGGCCGGCAAGGGCCTGGGCTATGACGACGGCACCACCGTCTGGAGCATCGGCGGCAACGGCGGTTCCGGTGGTACTGGTGGCAGCAGCGGCTCGGCCGGTAATGCCGGCAACGGGGGTATCGCCGCGGACGGCGCCGACGGTTTGACCGGCGCGAACGTCGTCAGCCTCGGCGGCAACGGCGGTGACGGTGGCGCCGGCGGCACCAGCAGCGGCGGGCTGGCCGGGAACGGCAGCAACGGCGGCGCCGGCGGCAGCGGGACCGCATCCGGCGGCCAAGGTGGTCAGGGCGGTCAGGGCGGCGACGGCTTCTCGGGTCTGGCAACCAAGAGCGCCGGCGGCAACGGCGGCGACGGCGGCGCGGGCGGCGACAGCGGCGGTGTCGACACTCCGGCCGGCGCACCCGGGGCCCAGGGCACGATTCCGTCGCCCTTCGGGGACACCAGCCATGCCGGTACCGGTGGTGCCGGCGGTACCGGCGGGCATTCCTACAATGGGCTCGCCGGTGGCACCGGCGGCAACGGCGGTGCCGGTGGTAACGCGACGGGCGCTGTCGACGGCGGCACCGGCGGACAGGGCGGCGCGGGCGGTGGCGGTGTCACCGCGGGTAACGCCGGCAACGGCGGTGCCGGTGGCAGTGCCGTGGACGGCAACGGCGGTGATGGTGGCGCTGGTGGCACCGGCGGTACTGCCGACAATGGCGCCGACGGGACCAGCGGCATCCCGCTACTCCCAGGCAGCCCCAACGGCCCTGGCGGCAACGGCGGCAACGGCAACACCGGCGGCACCGGTGGCAATGGCGGAGTGGGCGGCACCTCCACCAACGGCACCGGCGGTAACGGTGGTGCCGGCGGTGGCGGTGGCAACGGCGGCGGCGGTGGCGCCGGTGGACCCGGTGGCACCGACCCCGACACCGGCAACGGTTTCGACGGCGGCGACGGTGGTAACGGTGGCAACGGAGGTACCGGCGGTAACGGTGGTGCGCACGGCGCCGGCGGGGCCGGCAACGGCACCGGTGGTACGGCCGGTGACGGTGGCAGCGGTGGCGCGGCCGGTGCGGCTGGCCCCGGCGGCGCCGCAACCGGCACCGGGACGCCCGGCACCGACGGGGCGCCCGGCACCGCCGGCACCGCCGGCG
This is a stretch of genomic DNA from Mycolicibacter terrae. It encodes these proteins:
- a CDS encoding WXG100 family type VII secretion target produces the protein MSTPAATTLSADFDVMLAVAAATDARNEEIRGMLQAFVARMRAVPPSIWSGLAAVRFQDVLDRWNSESLSLHHALARIAETIRLNERALREVAETHSHRIAVAGDGI
- a CDS encoding WXG100 family type VII secretion target; translation: MDTALSYNFEEIEYAVRQEIHATGSRLNGALEQLRSQIAPLQQVWTREAAGAYHAEQIRWQQAVDALNQILFDLGNAVRDGAADVADADRRAAGAWGR
- the rplM gene encoding 50S ribosomal protein L13: MPTYTPKAGDTTRSWHVIDATDVVLGRLAVAAANLLRGKHKPTFTPNVDGGDFVIVINADKVAISGDKLQKKMAYRHSGYPGGLRKRSIGELMETRPDRVVEKAILGMLPKNKLGRQIQRKLHVYAGPQHPHIAQQPVPYEIKQVAQ
- the rpsI gene encoding 30S ribosomal protein S9 → MTETAIAGTEATEATEIPEAGETVEVDETVAVQAEAAPAYEPHDLGRPIQTVGRRKEAVVRVRLVPGTGKFDLDGRTLEAYFPNKVHQQLIKAPLVTVDRLESFDVYAHLDGGGPSGQAGALRLALARALIIVQPEDRPALKKAGFLTRDPRATERKKYGLKKARKAPQYSKR
- the glmM gene encoding phosphoglucosamine mutase, with translation MGRLFGTDGVRGVANRELTAELAVALGSAAAQRLATGTERRVAVVGRDPRASGEMLEAAVIAGLTSQGVDVLRAGVLPTPAVAYLTGAYEADFGVMISASHNPMPDNGIKFFGPGGHKLDDATEDQIEDLVAAGPGLRPVGAGLGRVVDAKDALDCYLRHLGETNRTRLDGLTVVVDCAHGAAFQAAPRAYRAAGATVITINSDPDGLNINDGCGSTHLEPLRAAVLAHGADLGLAHDGDADRCLAVDALGNTVDGDAIMVVLALAMREAGELAGDTLVATVMSNLGLHLAMREAGVEVRTTDVGDRYVLEQLRAGGFTLGGEQSGHIVLPQLATTGDGIITGLRLMARMAQTGTPLAGLASAMRTLPQVLINVEVTDKAEAVGRLAVRTAVRRAEEELGDTGRILLRPSGTEQLVRVMVEAADEDAARQIALSVAETVRTR
- a CDS encoding type VII secretion target; translation: MGRQQLYLDAAALRSVADCFEATAADIDTAIRIRLGGLMFDGGAAGRDHVAAGEGLRRVLGAWAPQLTSWSRASTEIAAALRAGLERYGRAESSAADRVG
- a CDS encoding CopG family transcriptional regulator produces the protein MTDVRTTVVIDSDVAAEVERLRREGLGVSEALNLLARRGMAAQTATPGARYRHRTARIGLKVDVSNVADVLDLLDDDR
- a CDS encoding TA system VapC family ribonuclease toxin — encoded protein: MMLDANLLLYAVDADSRHHTAAAAWLQETLSGANRVGLPWQTIGAFLRIVSHPRVAENPLTASDAWSHIADWLAVPVVWIPPATEATARVYAGICAQVEVTGNLVPDAQLAALAIEHGVELASADSDFQRFPGLRWINPLNPG
- a CDS encoding fatty acyl-AMP ligase — translated: MDFTPTVTTPTVETLVELLQRQAERFGDKLAFSFSYNGDDEDRSELTFRELDLRARAIAANLQRHDVAGERVLVLVRPGLDFIAGFFGCLYAGAVAVPVHQKLAPRLAVVVPDAQARFALTAVETQQATRSAVAGIPGEPEQWFFTNAEPADAEAWVAPEINTDSPAAIQYTSGSTRSPKGVLLSHGNVLHNVDAIRQAWNGDEHARGVFWLPPHHDMGLIGGILSMVYIGASTALMSPTAFIKRPMRWLELVSRHRGVITAAPNFAYDRCVDTSTPEERAALDLSCMTVAMNGAEPVRATSLAAFADAFAPAGFQVSSCYPVYGLAEVTLLASGGCPTGMPGVRYVDRAALAEDRIVDIAADDPAAATFVGCGQPRQSDVAIVDPVTRQPCGPDEVGEIWVAGPNVALGYWNRPEETAQTFAARLAEPGDPDRGPFLRTGDYGFLCAGELFITGRCKDLVVVDGHRYYPNDIEFTVQECDPVLVSGRGAVFATDAPPGGIEQLVIVHEVDSAQAGETDLNGVIDRIRTAVATHHGIAADAVVLVHHLSMPTTSSGKIQRGQTRQQFTDGALAAIAEWRGDPADELSLEQLEAAAKIVSALQTWGSRQG
- a CDS encoding LLM class F420-dependent oxidoreductase; translated protein: MRIGVQLSYSGGFKEAAEQVVELERAGIDVVAVAEAYSFDAVSQLGYLAAKTSRVELVSGVLPIYTRTPALLAMTAAGLDFVSDGRFRLGIGTSGPQVVEGFHGVPFDAPLGRTREVVEICRAVWRRERVSYAGKHYQLPLPAERGTGLGKPLQLINHPVRERIPISIASLGPKNVELTAEIADGWQPVFYYPERAAEVWGDALRAGAAKRDPALGALDVMVGASLAIGDDVDDRLAWAKPQLALYIGGMGAKGRNFYHNLATRYGFGEVADRIQELYLSGRKTEAINAVPDELVRHTSLIGPRGFVAERIAALAEAGVTTLLAGPLATEPGEALRYTEELRALAPA